The Haemorhous mexicanus isolate bHaeMex1 chromosome 5, bHaeMex1.pri, whole genome shotgun sequence genome contains a region encoding:
- the LOC132328072 gene encoding probable G-protein coupled receptor 19, with amino-acid sequence MDNSSGPVLLFTLFLLQNTSSPKASSPPAGYEMAELPAPGAGPNRNPSLVEYGLRPGEIAAASVVWGVLWLISVLGNFLVCLVIHRSRRTQSTPNYFVVSMACADLVSSVGSAPFLLLQLSSGWWVLGSRVCRLVRYIQYLTPGVQIYMLLAIGVARCYALIHPLNYRVSREEAKRMTLVSWLCGALFASPACFLYGSSSDHHCNFFLPSSELGATYGVLHLSVLLLLIPSLLIIRYYQKLFTYIWRSGTEDSAEWRTMNLVSRRKVKTAKVFFIFVLNFLLSWLPFFMVQLWHPQETDYRKSSLLFLAVTWISFSSSASKPILLYIYDANFRRGMLEICCMWKYPRSNIYTITTSSRTAENNHIIPAQPHQRLHP; translated from the coding sequence ATGGATAACAGCAGTGGTCCTGTTCTTCTCTTTACCTTGTTCCTGCTGCAGAACACGAGCAGCCCCAaagcctcctctcctcctgctggcTACGAGATGGCAGAACTTCCAGCCCCAGGTGCCGGACCCAACAGGAACCCCTCTCTGGTAGAGTATGGGCTGAGGCCGGGGGAAATCGCAGCTGCCAGCGTGGTTTGGGGAGTGCTGTGGCTGATCTCTGTCTTGGGAAACTTCCTCGTTTGCTTAGTGAtccacaggagcaggaggacaCAGTCCACCCCCAACTACTTTGTGGTGTCCATGGCCTGTGCCGACCTGGTGAGCAGCGTGGGGAGCGcgcccttcctgctgctgcagctgagctccgggtggtgggtgctgggcagcagggtgTGCCGGCTGGTCAGGTACATCCAGTACCTCACACCCGGGGTCCAGATCTACATGCTCCTCGCCATCGGCGTGGCTCGATGCTATGCTCTCATCCATCCCCTGAATTACCGAGTTTCCAGGGAGGAAGCCAAGAGAATGACTCTGGTGTCTTGGCTCTGTGGTGCTCTGTTTGCATCACCGGCCTGTTTTCTCTATGGCTCCAGCAGTGACCACCACTGCAACTTCTTCCTCCCCAGTTCTGAGCTAGGAGCCACCTATGGTGTCCTCCATCTCTCAGTGCTCTTGCTTTTGATCCCATCACTCCTCATTATCCGCTACTACCAGAAACTCTTCACCTACATTTGGAGAAGTGGCACTGAGGACTCAGCTGAATGGAGGACAATGAATCTTGTCTCaagaagaaaagtgaaaactGCCAAGGTGTTTTTCATCTTTGTCTTGAATTTTCTTCTGTCCTGGCTGCCTTTCTTCATGGTACAGTTGTGGCACCCACAGGAAACAGACTACAGAAAGAGCTCCTTGCTTTTCCTGGCCGTCACCTGGATCTCTTTCAGTTCCTCAGCCTCTAAACCAATCCTCTTGTACATCTATGATGCAAACTTCAGAAGAGGAATGCTAGAAATTTGTTGCATGTGGAAGTACCCCAGAAGCAACATCTACACCATTACCACCAGTTCCAGGACAGCTGAAAATAATCACATCATCCCAGCCCAACCTCACCAAAGACTCCACCCGTGA
- the MRPS35 gene encoding small ribosomal subunit protein mS35: protein MAARAGRCCRAGLSCGALLAQAVLSRAAGGAPATPRWGRAAFSSAPAVSGREGPQPREGSVRRRGRTPQFARPAAAPRTERMAVDQDWSSVYPTAAAFKPASVPLPIRMGYPVKRGVPPPKEGNLELIKIPNFLHLTPPAIKKHCAALKDFCTEWPSALDSDEKCEQHFPIEIETVDYVSSGTSIRNPKARVVTLRVKLSNLNLDDHAKKKLIKLVGERYCQETDVLTITTDRCPLRRQNYDYGMHLLTVLYHESWKTEKWESEKSEEDMEEYTWENSRSQKNALDTLLRIKASENVSNVTKEELLASEVVKNYRNSVIALKNEGETESNMSQYKESVKKLLNIQA, encoded by the exons ATGGCGGCGCGGGCCGGGAGGTGCTGCCGGGCCGGGCTGAGCTGcggggctctgctggcccaggctgtgctgtcccGGGCCGCCGGCGGGGCCCCAGCCACGCCTCGATGGGGACGCGCCGCTTTTTCCTCGGCGCCCGCGGTGAGCGGCAGGGAAGGGCCGCAGCCGCGGGAAG gcTCAGTAAGGAGAAGAGGCAGGACACCACAGTTTGCAAGACCA gctgcagcccccaggacaGAGAGGATGGCTGTGGATCAGGACTGGAGCAGTGTGTAcccaacagcagctgccttCAAACCTGCCTCTGTGCCTCTCCCAATCCGAATGGGTTACCCAGTGAAGAGAGGAGTGCCTCCACCAAAGGAAGGCAATCTAGAGCTTATCAAG ATCCCCAATTTTTTGCATCTTACTCCTCCTGCAATTAAGAAGCACTGTGCAGCTCTTAAAG ATTTCTGCACTGAATGGCCGAGTGCTCTGGACAGTGATGAGAAATGTGAGCAGCATTTTCCCATTGAAATTGAAACAGTAGATTATGTTTCTTCAGGGACTTCTATTCGGAATCCCAAAGCAAGAGTGGTGACCTTAAGA GTTAAACTTTCTAACCTGAATTTGGATGACCATGCAAAGAAGAAGCTCATTAAGCTCGTGGGAGAGCGGTACTGTCAGGAGACAGATGTGCTCACAATTACAACAGACAG GTGTCCCCTAAGAAGACAGAACTATGATTATGGCATGCACCTGCTCACAGTTCTGTACCATGAATCCTGG aaaactgAGAAGTGGGAGAGCGAGAAGTCTGAGGAAGACATGGAAGAATATACCTGGGAAAACAGTCGCTCTCAGAAAAATGCCTTGGACACACTGCTTCGAATAAAAGCCTCAGAGAATGTCAGTAATGTCACtaaggaagagctgctggcatctgAAGTAGTTAAGAATTACAGAAACTCAGTCATTGCGCTTAAAAATGAAGGTGAAACAGAAAGTAACATGTCTCAGTACAAGGAGTCTGTGAAGAAACTACTGAATATACAAGCATGA
- the MANSC4 gene encoding MANSC domain-containing protein 4 codes for MALLLAAAQVLLLLGLPGHSQRLCSPTAFYKNCWIRRFPGLLVDLRESRRRGAQLLQGYAETSPQQCSRSCCLLRNVSCNLAVFYHGAIHENRNCLHMSCPALESCILKAGVDVILYNITAGIDPDLLIFEKLKSQEPNSYSSASKSERQHSTKTPEGGRCQHHNATTSGSPLLQAPPAATSHGLPANTPSPSWSLRVQRTEGTAYSRADTSPAAIAFAKRTSSMSVTSSDKIAHAALSPKPAQVLSHVPTPPRLNSSKQHLNETKGSSGRNSTSDNEAAAWEAAALGVWLIPVVLCSSLLCLCCCTVALTAGRCSYRRGHYKPVRTRTTMSRQLIKYAPVRGNL; via the exons atggctctgctgctggcagcggcacaagtgctgctgctcctggggctgcccggGCACTCCCAGCGCCTCTGCTCGCCCACTGCCTTCTACAAGAACTGCTGGATCCGGCGCTTCCCAGGCCTCCTGGTGGACCTGCGGGAGTCGCGGAGGAGGGGAGcgcagctgctgcagggttaTGCAGAAACCTccccccagcagtgcagcaggagctgctgccttctgaGGAACG TCTCCTGCAATCTAGCAGTGTTCTACCATGGAGCCATTCATGAGAACAGGAACTGCCTGCACATGTCTTGCCCAGCTTTGGAAAGCTGCATTCTAAAGGCTGGAGTTGATGTCATTTTGTACAACATCACAGCAG GGATTGATCCAGATCTTCTCATTTTTGAGAAACTGAAATCCCAAGAGCCAAATTCTTACTCCTCAGCAAGTAAATctgagaggcagcacagcacaaagaCCCCTGAGGGGGGAAGATGCCAACATCACAATGCCACCACGTCAGGTTCTcctctgctccaagctccacCTGCTGCCACAAGCCATGGCTTACCAGCAAACACTCCGAGCCCCAGCTGGAGTCTGAGAGTGCAGAGAACTGAAGGTACTGCCTATTCCAGGGCAgacacttccccagcagccatTGCTTTTGCTAAGAGGACAAGCAGCATGTCGGTCACCAGCTCAGACAAGATTGCACACGCAGCTTTGAGCCCCAAGCCTGCCCAGGTGTTATCCCACGTGCCCACCCCTCCTCGCCTGAACAGCAGCAAGCAACACCTCAATGAAACCAAAGGCTCCAGTGGGAGGAATTCCACATCAGACAACGAGGCAGCtgcctgggaagctgcagctttgggggtCTGGCTGATTCCTGTTGTCCtttgctcctctctcctctgcctgtgctgttgCACTGTTGCCCTCACAGCCGGGCGCTGCAGCTACAGGAGGGGTCACTATAAACCTGTAAGGACAAGAACAACCATGTCCAGACAGCTCATAAAATATGCTCCTGTCAGAGGTAATCTGTGA